The following proteins are encoded in a genomic region of Glycine soja cultivar W05 chromosome 17, ASM419377v2, whole genome shotgun sequence:
- the LOC114394072 gene encoding adenine nucleotide transporter BT1, chloroplastic/mitochondrial-like, with protein MGRRGIKLFDEERNGLFSISNFGSQWGGVRGDGVQDPVNLAVYASISQMGMGFGVQEPNPSSSSSDGDNSQHNGGMSMRMRIPCTELYVRYVQSEGKVKILGVPEEEEEEVVKGVKKKKKGGVFRGLRIKVKNSSLRRLVSGAFAGAVSRTTVAPLETIRTHLMVGSSGSSTGEVFRNIMETDGWKGLFRGNFVNVIRVAPSKAIELLAYETVNKNLSPKPGEHSKLPIPASLIAGACAGVCSTICTYPLELLKTRLTIQRGVYDGLLDAFLKIVREEGAGELYRGLTPSLIGVIPYSATNYFAYDTLRKAYRKIFKKEKIGNIETLLIGSAAGAFSSSATFPLEVARKHMQVGALSGRQVYKNVIHALASILEQEGIQGLYKGLGPSCMKLVPAAGISFMCYEACKRILVEDDDDEE; from the exons ATGGGTAGGAGAGGAATCAAGCTATTCGATGAAGAAAGGAACGGtcttttttcaatttccaaTTTTGGGTCTCAATGGGGTGGTGTTAGAGGTGATGGTGTTCAAGACCCTGTGAATTTGGCTGTGTATGCAAGCATTAGTCAAATGGGAATGGGGTTTGGTGTTCAAGAACCaaacccttcttcttcttcttctgatgGTGATAATTCCCAACACAACGGTGGCATGAGCATGAGAATGAGGATTCCGTGCACCGAGTTGTACGTTCGGTACGTGCAATCCGAGGGGAAGGTGAAGATTCTGGGGGTTcctgaggaggaggaggaagaggtgGTGAAGGgggtgaagaaaaagaaaaaagggggtGTCTTTAGAGGGTTGAGGATTAAGGTGAAGAACTCTTCTCTTAGGAGGTTGGTTAGTGGTGCCTTTGCTGGGGCGGTTTCACGGACCACTGTGGCACCTTTGGAGACCATAAGGACTCATTTGATGGTCGGAAGTAGTGGCAGTTCCACTGGGGAGGTCTTCAGGAACATCATGGAGACTGATGGATGGAAGGGCTTGTTTAGGGGTAATTTCGTCAATGTGATTCGAGTTGCTCCTAGCAAGGCCATTGAG CTATTAGCTTATGAAACTGTTAACAAGAACCTCTCACCAAAGCCAGGGGAGCATTCCAAACTCCCTATTCCAGCATCATTGATAGCAGGTGCTTGTGCTGGAGTTTGTTCAACTATATGCACATATCCTCTAGAGTTGCTAAAGACTCGACTAACTATCCAG AGGGGTGTTTATGATGGTCTACTAGATGCATTCCTGAAAATAGTTAGAGAAGAGGGTGCAGGAGAACTTTACAGAGGTCTTACTCCGAGTCTGATTGGAGTAATTCCATATTCTGCCACCAATTACTTTGCCTATGACACCTTGAGGAAAGCATAcagaaaaattttcaaaaaagagAAGATTGGCAACATTGAAACCCTTTTGATAGGATCAGCAGCTGGTGCATTTTCAAGTAGTGCTACCTTTCCACTCGAAGTGGCTCGCAAACACATGCAAGTGGGAGCCCTCAGTGGAAGGCAAGTTTACAAAAATGTGATTCATGCCCTTGCAAGCATTCTTGAGCAAGAAGGGATCCAAGGATTATATAAAGGGTTGGGACCTAGCTGCATGAAGTTGGTGCCAGCTGCAGGAATTTCTTTCATGTGCTATGAAGCATGCAAGAGGATATTGGTagaggatgatgatgatgaggagTAG